The Antarcticibacterium sp. 1MA-6-2 genome has a window encoding:
- a CDS encoding MerR family transcriptional regulator: MQQNLPEKRYYAIGEVADAFGVNTSLIRFWEKEFDVLKPKKNAKGNRLFTPQDIKNLELIFHLVKERGFTLEGAKTHLKEEKKKTLSNFEIIRKLQNVKAELINIKNNL, translated from the coding sequence ATGCAACAAAACCTTCCTGAAAAGAGATATTACGCAATAGGCGAAGTAGCCGATGCCTTTGGTGTCAACACCTCTCTCATCAGGTTTTGGGAAAAAGAGTTTGACGTCCTGAAACCAAAAAAAAATGCAAAAGGCAATCGCCTTTTCACTCCACAGGATATCAAGAATTTAGAGCTTATTTTTCACCTCGTAAAAGAGCGTGGTTTTACCCTGGAAGGTGCAAAAACCCATTTAAAAGAGGAAAAGAAGAAAACTCTTAGTAACTTTGAAATCATTAGAAAACTGCAAAACGTCAAGGCAGAATTAATAAATATTAAAAATAATCTGTAA
- a CDS encoding LemA family protein yields MKKWLIPVIIIVVIAIIAYSLFAGVYNSAVQKEENAKTAWSQVENAYQRRNDLIPNLVNTVKGAADFERETLTEVIEARSKATSINVDADNLNEQQLEQFQQAQQGVSSALSRLLVTVERYPELRATQNFQQLQSQLEGTENRINVERNRYNESVNDYNIYIRQFPNNIVTSIYGFDQMPRYTADPGAEDAPEVEFSF; encoded by the coding sequence ATGAAAAAGTGGCTCATTCCTGTTATAATTATTGTGGTAATCGCAATTATAGCTTATTCACTGTTTGCAGGAGTATATAATTCTGCTGTCCAGAAAGAAGAGAATGCCAAAACAGCCTGGTCACAGGTTGAAAACGCTTACCAACGCAGGAATGATCTTATTCCAAACCTGGTTAACACAGTTAAAGGTGCTGCCGATTTTGAAAGAGAAACTTTAACTGAAGTAATAGAAGCCCGATCTAAAGCGACATCTATCAATGTTGATGCAGATAATCTTAATGAACAGCAACTGGAACAGTTTCAGCAGGCTCAGCAAGGTGTTTCATCTGCTCTTTCCAGGTTATTGGTAACTGTAGAGCGATATCCTGAACTTAGGGCTACACAAAATTTCCAACAACTGCAGTCACAACTTGAAGGCACTGAGAATAGGATAAATGTGGAAAGGAACCGCTACAATGAAAGTGTAAATGACTATAATATTTACATCAGGCAGTTTCCTAATAATATTGTAACTAGTATTTACGGTTTTGATCAAATGCCAAGATATACTGCAGATCCCGGGGCTGAAGATGCTCCAGAAGTAGAATTTAGTTTCTAA
- a CDS encoding TPM domain-containing protein, whose translation MSKVEKFLSANEEEQIIEAIRTAEKSTSGEIRVHIERTHGKQDIFERSMEVFHILKMDNTKHENGVLIYVAVEDRDFVIYGDRGINKVVPNDFWESTKDAIVAQFKLGNYKQGLIDGILKAGEQLKTHFPWSEETVNELPNNISRGDAKNQ comes from the coding sequence ATGAGTAAAGTAGAGAAATTTTTATCGGCCAATGAAGAGGAGCAAATTATTGAAGCGATAAGAACAGCTGAGAAATCTACTTCAGGTGAAATTAGAGTTCATATTGAACGAACTCATGGGAAACAGGACATCTTTGAAAGATCTATGGAGGTTTTTCATATCCTTAAAATGGATAATACCAAACACGAGAACGGAGTTTTAATTTATGTAGCTGTTGAAGACAGGGATTTTGTTATCTACGGCGACAGGGGAATTAATAAGGTTGTTCCCAATGACTTCTGGGAGAGCACTAAAGATGCTATTGTTGCTCAATTTAAATTGGGGAATTATAAGCAAGGTCTTATCGATGGAATTTTAAAAGCGGGAGAACAGTTAAAAACCCATTTCCCCTGGAGTGAAGAAACTGTAAATGAGCTTCCCAACAACATATCAAGAGGAGATGCTAAAAACCAATAA
- a CDS encoding YgcG family protein, with product MLKTNKSCFFLLLFLIAFSFAGFAQKEIPPRPSMQTSVYDAADVLTPDEEQRLERKLINFADTTSTQIVVATIESLDGEYIGLYAPKWAHEWGIGQAEEDNGLLVLLSESDREIWITTGYGLEEYLTDARTKDIIDNYILPEFRNGNYFQGLDNGTTAIFDVLSGTFEATPQRKQSSGGIPIQFLILGIVFLVFLVSLSNKNLRGGGRGGRGGRGPSLLDVVILSSLGRGGLGGGSGFGGGGGFGGGGGFGGGFGGGGFGGGGASGSW from the coding sequence ATGCTAAAAACCAATAAATCCTGTTTTTTTTTATTACTATTCCTAATTGCATTCTCTTTTGCAGGTTTCGCTCAAAAGGAAATACCCCCCAGGCCCTCCATGCAAACCAGTGTTTACGATGCTGCAGATGTTCTTACTCCCGATGAAGAACAACGCCTGGAGAGAAAGCTGATAAATTTTGCTGACACTACATCGACACAAATTGTTGTAGCTACCATTGAGTCCCTGGACGGAGAATATATAGGATTATATGCCCCAAAATGGGCTCACGAATGGGGAATAGGACAAGCCGAGGAAGATAATGGGTTATTAGTACTGTTATCTGAAAGTGACCGGGAGATCTGGATTACCACTGGCTACGGGCTGGAAGAATACCTAACGGATGCCCGAACTAAAGACATTATAGATAATTACATTTTACCTGAATTCAGGAATGGAAATTATTTCCAGGGGCTGGACAATGGTACTACAGCTATTTTCGATGTGCTAAGCGGAACTTTTGAGGCTACCCCACAGAGAAAGCAAAGCTCAGGAGGAATTCCTATACAATTTCTTATTCTGGGTATTGTATTTCTCGTATTTCTGGTTTCTTTAAGCAACAAGAACCTGCGTGGTGGAGGCCGCGGTGGTCGTGGCGGCAGAGGCCCTTCCCTACTTGATGTTGTTATTCTTAGCAGCCTTGGCCGTGGTGGCCTGGGAGGCGGTAGCGGCTTTGGTGGAGGTGGTGGATTCGGCGGTGGCGGCGGATTTGGAGGTGGCTTCGGCGGAGGTGGCTTCGGTGGAGGTGGTGCTAGCGGAAGCTGGTAA
- a CDS encoding outer membrane beta-barrel protein produces MNGKEFFGNDPKIATKNLPKEIIDKIQVTDTKTRSEEFTGKAGNPDDKTINITIQEDKNKGYFARATVGGGTDDRYELSGIGNYFKDKLRVSVLASSNNINSSGFSFDEVFDMMGRNARSLSFNSSGGSFGINGINFGSGAGITKAETAGVNFVNEWGKEYELSADYFFGRNDTETRTVIERENILPDSRFFYNSTSASNLVNDSHRANARFEWEPDTLTRISIAPRFNSNTSYSNRSSSATSLDEDRELVNSTETRDNEYLNSQSFSNRLDMIRRYGRRGAYSQLFFENSHQLQENENYFFSESEFFEDDVVEVQDQFIDEDQNENQYNLGATQRFVMADKFFLDASYNFSSTNSSNKRYVFDLEPETGDYSILNNFLSSDFNSRSYKNIPNVGVNYEGEKWRLGTEIGLLNTTLETSNFLEEDSFSNSYNNLFLEANVRYEISRSKSVYLNYNSDAGIPSINQLQPVVNLTNPLNVFIGNPDLRPSYTQTLRGGYRNYDFSKRSGFFSYGSVTFIDNSIVSVTTTEEDLVRTTTYANVDGAINSNIGASYSKQFKKEKREFSYRLGMNANYDKRVGYTNEFLFNAKRYTLGPSLNLTYAIEDYFSLNPGYRLSYTESQYDINASRNESFTNHYLTLEATTFWPKNFILGNDISFNYFGNVSPGFDNTSLLWNISLGYKFLNDDATLKIKVYDMLNQNVSTQRMVGDDFIQDTQNLILRRYAMLSFTYKLSKFGGKDPNDKGSGTRIIRM; encoded by the coding sequence GTGAACGGCAAAGAGTTCTTTGGGAATGATCCAAAAATAGCTACCAAAAACCTTCCGAAGGAAATAATCGATAAGATCCAGGTTACCGATACGAAGACCAGGAGTGAGGAGTTCACGGGAAAAGCAGGTAATCCTGATGATAAAACTATAAATATTACGATCCAGGAAGATAAAAACAAAGGCTACTTTGCACGGGCGACAGTAGGTGGCGGTACAGATGATCGTTATGAGCTAAGTGGAATTGGAAATTATTTCAAGGATAAATTGAGAGTTAGTGTGCTGGCCAGTTCAAATAATATCAATAGCTCAGGTTTTAGCTTTGATGAAGTATTTGATATGATGGGAAGAAATGCCCGAAGTTTGTCATTTAACAGCAGTGGAGGTTCTTTTGGTATTAACGGAATTAATTTTGGTAGTGGAGCTGGAATAACCAAAGCCGAAACTGCAGGAGTTAACTTTGTAAATGAGTGGGGTAAAGAATATGAACTCAGCGCCGATTATTTCTTCGGAAGAAACGATACTGAAACCAGAACAGTTATTGAACGTGAAAATATATTGCCCGATTCCCGATTCTTTTACAATTCTACCAGTGCCAGTAATCTTGTAAATGATAGTCACAGGGCAAATGCCAGGTTTGAATGGGAACCCGATACGCTTACACGTATCTCTATAGCGCCACGATTTAATTCCAATACTAGTTATTCTAATAGAAGCAGCAGTGCAACCTCACTTGATGAAGACCGCGAGTTGGTGAATTCAACTGAAACCCGGGATAATGAATATCTAAACAGCCAGAGCTTTAGTAACAGACTGGATATGATTAGGAGGTACGGCCGTCGTGGAGCTTATTCCCAGTTATTTTTTGAAAACAGCCATCAACTTCAGGAAAATGAAAATTATTTCTTTTCAGAGAGTGAGTTTTTTGAAGATGATGTGGTTGAGGTTCAGGACCAGTTTATTGATGAGGACCAAAATGAGAATCAGTACAACCTGGGAGCGACACAACGATTTGTAATGGCTGATAAGTTTTTCCTTGATGCATCCTATAACTTCTCCAGCACCAACAGCAGTAATAAGAGATATGTTTTCGACCTGGAACCGGAAACCGGAGATTATTCAATTTTAAATAATTTTTTAAGCAGTGATTTCAATTCCCGGAGCTATAAAAATATTCCCAATGTAGGAGTTAATTATGAAGGTGAGAAGTGGAGATTAGGTACAGAGATTGGCCTTCTTAATACCACATTGGAAACTTCCAACTTTCTGGAGGAGGATTCATTTTCCAATTCCTATAATAACCTTTTTTTAGAGGCAAATGTGCGGTATGAGATTTCGAGATCTAAAAGTGTCTATTTGAATTATAACAGTGATGCCGGGATACCCTCCATAAATCAATTACAACCTGTTGTAAACCTTACCAACCCGCTAAATGTTTTCATAGGGAACCCCGATCTTCGTCCTTCTTATACTCAAACGCTTCGTGGAGGTTACAGGAATTATGACTTTTCAAAACGAAGCGGTTTTTTTAGCTACGGTTCGGTTACTTTTATTGATAACAGTATTGTTTCTGTCACTACTACAGAGGAGGATCTTGTGCGAACAACAACTTATGCAAACGTAGATGGTGCTATAAATTCCAATATTGGAGCTTCTTATTCCAAGCAGTTTAAGAAAGAGAAGAGGGAATTTAGCTATCGTTTGGGAATGAATGCTAACTATGATAAAAGAGTGGGTTATACAAACGAATTTTTATTTAATGCTAAAAGGTACACCCTGGGACCCTCACTTAATCTTACTTATGCTATAGAGGATTATTTTTCTCTTAACCCCGGTTACAGGCTATCCTATACCGAAAGTCAATACGATATAAACGCCAGCAGGAATGAAAGTTTCACCAATCACTATCTTACTCTGGAAGCAACCACCTTTTGGCCTAAGAATTTTATCCTGGGTAATGATATCTCTTTTAATTACTTCGGAAATGTTTCCCCGGGATTTGATAATACTTCCCTTCTATGGAATATAAGTTTGGGATATAAATTCCTGAATGATGATGCAACATTAAAAATTAAGGTTTACGATATGCTGAATCAAAACGTTTCAACCCAAAGAATGGTAGGAGATGATTTTATTCAGGACACTCAGAATCTTATTCTTAGAAGATATGCAATGCTGAGTTTTACTTATAAATTAAGCAAATTTGGAGGAAAAGATCCTAATGATAAAGGTAGCGGTACCAGAATTATTAGAATGTAA
- a CDS encoding carboxypeptidase-like regulatory domain-containing protein, with product MKNLFFALLCLTGFQLSAQTFEFSGKITDSETKQPLEAATVYIEDPADSTVVSYTISEKDGNFLLTGNSSAQKLNLLVSFTGYQVHKQNISLADGLVKTVGTIEMKIADNALDEVQLVGARAPIVIKKDTLEFNASSFATRPDANLEELMKKLPGVEVDSQGNITVNGK from the coding sequence ATGAAAAATTTATTTTTTGCTCTCCTTTGCTTAACTGGTTTTCAGTTAAGCGCCCAAACCTTTGAATTTTCCGGAAAAATTACAGATTCTGAAACAAAGCAACCTCTGGAAGCCGCAACCGTCTACATAGAAGATCCTGCAGATAGTACTGTTGTTAGCTACACGATTTCAGAAAAAGATGGAAATTTCTTGTTGACGGGAAATTCTTCAGCTCAAAAACTTAACCTTCTTGTTTCTTTTACAGGTTATCAGGTACATAAACAAAATATTTCACTGGCAGATGGTCTTGTAAAAACAGTTGGAACTATAGAAATGAAAATTGCAGATAATGCTTTGGATGAGGTACAGCTGGTAGGGGCAAGAGCACCTATCGTTATTAAAAAAGATACTCTCGAGTTCAATGCTTCCTCTTTTGCTACAAGGCCGGATGCTAATCTTGAGGAGCTAATGAAAAAACTCCCCGGGGTAGAAGTAGACTCTCAGGGAAATATCACCGTTAACGGTAAGTAA
- the der gene encoding ribosome biogenesis GTPase Der has protein sequence MGNIVAIVGRPNVGKSTFFNRLIQRREAIVDAVSGVTRDRHYGKSDWNGKTFSIIDTGGYVKGSDDVFETEIDKQVELAIDEADAIIFMVDVESGITGMDEDVAKLLRKVEKPVFLAVNKVDNSKRLENAVEFYNLGLGDYFPIASTNGSGTGELLDALVEALPEQEDDDETELPRFAVVGRPNAGKSSFINSLIGEDRYIVTDIAGTTRDSIDTRYNRFGFEFNLVDTAGIRRKSKVKEDLEFYSVMRSVRAIENCDVCLIVLDATRGFDGQVQNIFWLAQRNRKGIVILVNKWDLLEKETNTLKEYEQNIRKEIEPFTDVPIVFISVLEKQRIYKAIETAVEVYHNRSKKVKTSELNDKMLPIIEHYPPPALKGKYVKIKYCMQLPTPQPQFAFFCNLPQYVKDPYKRFLENKLREEFNFTGVPISVYFRKK, from the coding sequence ATGGGCAATATAGTAGCCATTGTAGGAAGACCAAACGTTGGAAAATCTACCTTTTTTAACCGACTTATCCAGCGCCGGGAGGCCATTGTTGATGCCGTGAGTGGTGTAACAAGAGACAGGCATTACGGAAAGTCTGACTGGAATGGAAAGACTTTTTCTATTATTGACACAGGAGGTTACGTTAAAGGCAGTGATGATGTCTTTGAAACTGAAATAGACAAACAGGTAGAACTGGCTATTGACGAAGCTGATGCGATCATTTTTATGGTGGACGTTGAAAGTGGCATAACTGGAATGGATGAGGATGTTGCTAAACTTTTGAGGAAGGTTGAAAAACCTGTATTCCTCGCCGTAAATAAGGTGGATAATTCCAAAAGGCTGGAGAATGCAGTCGAATTTTACAACTTAGGGCTGGGGGATTATTTTCCAATTGCGAGCACTAATGGTAGTGGAACAGGAGAATTACTGGATGCCCTTGTTGAAGCCCTGCCCGAACAGGAGGATGATGATGAGACTGAGCTGCCGCGATTTGCTGTTGTGGGAAGGCCTAATGCAGGAAAATCCTCTTTTATAAATTCACTTATTGGAGAAGACCGATATATTGTGACTGATATTGCAGGCACCACCCGTGACTCAATTGATACCAGGTACAACAGGTTTGGGTTTGAATTTAATCTTGTAGATACTGCCGGGATCAGGAGAAAATCCAAGGTTAAGGAAGATCTTGAATTTTACTCGGTTATGCGATCTGTAAGAGCTATTGAGAACTGTGATGTGTGTTTAATAGTACTGGATGCCACCCGGGGATTCGATGGCCAGGTCCAGAATATTTTCTGGCTGGCGCAGCGCAATCGCAAAGGAATAGTCATTCTTGTTAATAAGTGGGATCTTTTAGAAAAAGAAACCAATACCTTAAAGGAGTACGAACAAAACATAAGGAAAGAGATCGAACCTTTTACCGATGTACCTATTGTGTTCATTTCGGTACTGGAAAAGCAAAGGATATATAAAGCAATTGAGACTGCAGTAGAGGTATATCATAACCGAAGCAAAAAAGTCAAAACGAGCGAATTAAATGATAAAATGCTTCCCATTATTGAACACTATCCACCGCCTGCCTTAAAAGGAAAATATGTAAAGATCAAATATTGTATGCAGTTGCCTACTCCGCAACCGCAATTTGCTTTTTTCTGCAACCTGCCTCAATATGTAAAAGATCCTTACAAACGCTTTTTGGAAAACAAATTAAGAGAGGAATTTAACTTTACAGGAGTGCCAATCTCAGTTTATTTTAGAAAAAAATAA
- the wrbA gene encoding NAD(P)H:quinone oxidoreductase, with translation MKDVKLAIIYYSATGTNYQLARWAEKAAKDAGAAEVKFLKIEETAPKEAIAQNKDWQAHVEATKDVQKVSLNDLEWADAIIFSAPTRYGNLPSQVSSFFDTTGGLWFQGKLANKVVSAMTSAQNPHGGQETTILSLYKTMHHWGAIVAAPSYTDPVLFEAGGNPYGVSVTANGEGLKDNTRKAVNHQVKRTLTIAGWVKKGMSQG, from the coding sequence ATGAAAGACGTAAAACTTGCAATAATTTATTACAGTGCTACAGGAACAAATTATCAACTGGCGAGGTGGGCAGAAAAAGCTGCCAAAGATGCTGGTGCGGCTGAAGTAAAATTTTTAAAAATTGAAGAGACCGCCCCGAAAGAAGCTATAGCCCAAAATAAAGACTGGCAGGCGCATGTAGAAGCAACTAAAGATGTTCAAAAGGTAAGTCTTAATGATCTGGAATGGGCAGATGCAATAATTTTTAGTGCTCCCACTCGTTACGGAAATCTCCCGTCACAGGTGAGTTCTTTTTTCGATACCACAGGGGGACTATGGTTCCAGGGAAAATTGGCAAATAAGGTAGTAAGTGCTATGACAAGTGCACAAAATCCTCATGGAGGACAGGAAACGACTATCCTGTCTCTGTACAAAACCATGCACCACTGGGGAGCAATAGTTGCTGCTCCATCTTATACCGATCCTGTTCTCTTTGAAGCCGGAGGAAACCCTTATGGAGTGAGTGTAACGGCAAATGGAGAAGGCCTTAAGGATAATACACGAAAAGCAGTAAATCACCAGGTAAAACGAACCTTAACCATAGCCGGATGGGTCAAAAAAGGAATGTCCCAGGGATAA
- a CDS encoding Gfo/Idh/MocA family protein — MNNRRIFIKRSGLFLAATALPSWNFLAGKQQKKLGVALVGLGYYSTNLLAPALQKTEHCELRGIVTGSPEKIPLWQKNYGIKDKNVYNYENMHTIADNDDIDVIYIVLPNSLHAEYAIKAANAGKHVWCEKPMAKTAEECGDIIDACNKNKVKLSIGYRMQHEPNTQTIMKWAETKPFGQITEVDADAGFYGTSITPWRLEKEMGGGAMYDMGVYSLNGARYSTGLEPLAVTATHTTKRPQMFNEVDETTIFQLEFPNDIIANCRTSFGENLNNLEVTCKNGGYYLRPFQSYSGVKGKASDGTILEPFGKNQQAVQMDDDALAIKLNKPVMVPGEEGLKDVIIVEKIYESAAKGGKRILL, encoded by the coding sequence ATGAATAACAGAAGAATCTTTATAAAAAGAAGCGGACTTTTTTTAGCGGCCACTGCCCTCCCCTCCTGGAATTTCCTGGCGGGAAAACAACAGAAGAAACTTGGAGTGGCTCTTGTTGGCCTTGGGTACTACAGTACCAATCTTCTCGCTCCTGCTTTGCAAAAAACTGAACATTGTGAGTTAAGAGGAATTGTAACCGGAAGCCCTGAAAAAATTCCTCTTTGGCAGAAAAATTATGGTATTAAAGACAAGAATGTGTACAACTATGAAAATATGCACACTATTGCCGATAATGACGATATTGACGTAATATATATCGTCCTTCCCAACAGCTTACACGCCGAATACGCCATTAAGGCTGCTAACGCCGGGAAACATGTTTGGTGCGAAAAACCTATGGCAAAAACTGCTGAAGAATGCGGAGATATAATTGACGCCTGTAATAAGAACAAAGTAAAATTGTCCATTGGGTACCGTATGCAACATGAACCCAATACACAAACAATAATGAAATGGGCAGAAACAAAACCCTTTGGACAGATTACAGAAGTTGATGCGGATGCTGGTTTTTATGGAACTTCCATAACTCCCTGGAGGCTGGAAAAAGAAATGGGTGGAGGAGCAATGTATGATATGGGCGTTTATTCCCTAAATGGCGCAAGATATTCCACAGGCCTGGAACCTCTGGCTGTTACTGCAACTCACACTACAAAACGTCCACAGATGTTTAATGAAGTAGATGAGACTACTATTTTTCAACTGGAATTTCCAAATGACATTATTGCGAACTGCCGTACCAGTTTTGGAGAAAATCTTAATAACCTGGAAGTGACATGCAAGAATGGCGGTTATTATCTCCGTCCGTTCCAATCTTATTCCGGAGTAAAAGGAAAGGCCAGTGATGGAACGATCTTAGAGCCTTTTGGCAAAAATCAACAGGCAGTTCAAATGGATGATGACGCTCTGGCAATTAAATTGAATAAGCCTGTAATGGTTCCGGGGGAAGAGGGATTAAAAGATGTAATCATTGTAGAAAAGATTTACGAGTCCGCAGCAAAAGGTGGTAAAAGAATACTACTGTAA
- a CDS encoding pentapeptide repeat-containing protein: MNYIENQEYKNENFSQSFPTAEYDSCTFINCGFSTGNLRGITFSDCEFINCDLSNASMAGTTFRDVNFKNCKLLGLRFDECNPFLLSFSFTDCILNFSSFYKLKIKTTRFYGCKIEQVDFSAADLSFSAFKDCNMAGSTFQDTNLEKCDFRSASYFSIDPTKNRISGAKFSSRNIAYLLESWNIIITD, from the coding sequence GTGAATTACATTGAGAACCAGGAGTACAAGAATGAAAACTTCTCCCAAAGCTTTCCCACTGCCGAATACGACTCCTGTACATTTATAAACTGCGGTTTTTCCACTGGAAATTTGCGAGGAATAACTTTTAGTGATTGTGAGTTTATTAACTGCGATCTAAGCAATGCCTCAATGGCAGGTACAACTTTTCGGGATGTGAATTTTAAGAATTGTAAACTGTTGGGGCTGCGATTTGATGAATGTAATCCTTTCCTGCTCTCTTTCAGCTTTACCGATTGCATTCTGAATTTTTCTTCATTTTACAAGCTTAAGATCAAAACTACGCGCTTCTATGGCTGCAAAATTGAACAGGTAGATTTTTCGGCAGCAGATCTTAGTTTTTCAGCATTTAAAGACTGTAATATGGCAGGTTCTACCTTTCAGGATACAAATCTGGAAAAATGTGATTTTCGTTCAGCCTCATATTTCTCTATCGATCCTACGAAAAACAGAATTTCGGGAGCTAAATTTTCCTCAAGAAATATTGCTTACTTACTGGAATCCTGGAATATTATAATTACTGACTAA
- a CDS encoding potassium channel family protein produces MFKLHSPCGGGWFTTRYYYALWTVLLKLSGRDGKSPLLSKTSYLLLISTALIWVIMLWGSFVLILSSTPDSIVNSSTKLPADLYEKIYYSGFTISTLGVGDFTATSDLWRFFTILFSFSGLILLTMSVTYLLLAVSAALDQRKLGVNISSYGSNPQDIIINSWNGKNFGKLFAQAPTMSDTLIMHSQHHRAYPVIQYFHNPDMSNTIILQMTRLYEAIYIMKNFLKKDMKPSDFEVSTLSVAFDNYLKVIRTITKTDIIDDVEPGIELDRLIEKGFVSPETEVSNLKDKFKSDRKVFFTLLYRNGWRWKDVYQTNSANSDSFNS; encoded by the coding sequence TTGTTCAAACTACACTCTCCCTGCGGGGGAGGGTGGTTTACCACCCGGTATTATTACGCACTCTGGACGGTTCTTTTAAAATTATCTGGTAGGGATGGTAAATCTCCCTTACTTTCTAAAACTAGTTACCTACTTCTTATATCCACGGCTCTAATATGGGTTATAATGCTTTGGGGAAGTTTCGTACTTATCCTTTCTTCAACACCCGATTCAATTGTGAATAGCAGTACCAAATTACCAGCAGATTTGTATGAAAAAATATACTATTCAGGATTTACGATCTCCACCCTGGGAGTAGGTGATTTTACAGCCACTTCTGATCTTTGGAGGTTTTTTACAATCCTTTTTTCATTTTCAGGTTTGATACTTTTAACTATGTCTGTAACTTATCTTCTGCTAGCTGTCTCTGCTGCATTGGATCAGCGTAAACTGGGAGTGAATATCAGTAGTTATGGAAGTAATCCACAGGACATCATAATTAATAGCTGGAACGGAAAGAACTTTGGTAAGCTCTTTGCTCAGGCCCCCACAATGTCTGACACTCTTATTATGCACAGCCAGCACCATAGGGCGTATCCTGTTATTCAATATTTTCATAACCCCGATATGTCAAATACAATTATTCTCCAAATGACGAGATTGTATGAAGCTATTTATATTATGAAAAACTTCCTGAAGAAAGATATGAAACCTTCAGATTTTGAAGTTTCTACCCTCTCGGTAGCATTTGATAATTATTTAAAGGTGATTAGGACCATTACCAAAACTGATATTATTGATGACGTAGAACCCGGAATAGAATTGGACAGGTTAATAGAAAAAGGCTTTGTTTCACCGGAAACCGAAGTTTCAAACTTAAAAGATAAATTTAAGAGTGATAGGAAAGTATTTTTTACCCTGTTATACAGGAATGGCTGGAGGTGGAAAGATGTGTACCAGACTAACAGCGCGAACAGTGACAGCTTTAATTCTTAA
- a CDS encoding sensor histidine kinase KdpD has product MKRAAEVIEHQKGEIMRRWKNDVKGNVKGAEFSNDMVLLDHLPDLLNSFIKALNLPKTSPQMLANDNSELFRLSMEHGRHRSASYGYTIDQVIHEFIIFQRVITDVLISEEAFTQEVNQVIKYGIETSMMYSAAAFNKSINEMRQKLIRILAHDLRNPVSSAMLGIELMESGGETERFEKIKGLASNSLKRALDLLEDLLESMSIEAGEGMTVNFSELDLMDYLHSVHFEASEIYTNEIQLETKGVESIKGIFDGAMIRRVLENFISNAVKYGDNDTPVKIIVEDSDEIVTIKVHNLGDPIPEEKKEEIFQYLKTSGNRDGGKRLKSWGIGLALVKAVIEAHDGKLSLDSNRENGTTFGVELPKNKNRPGQIRAQVNFS; this is encoded by the coding sequence ATGAAAAGAGCTGCGGAAGTTATTGAGCACCAAAAAGGAGAGATCATGAGGCGTTGGAAAAATGACGTCAAAGGAAATGTAAAAGGAGCCGAATTTTCCAATGATATGGTTCTACTGGATCACCTGCCCGATCTTTTGAACAGCTTTATTAAAGCTCTCAACCTGCCTAAAACTTCCCCACAGATGCTGGCGAACGATAATAGTGAACTCTTCAGGTTAAGTATGGAACACGGCAGGCATAGATCGGCCTCTTATGGGTATACCATTGACCAGGTAATTCATGAGTTTATTATTTTTCAAAGAGTTATTACAGATGTATTAATTTCAGAAGAGGCCTTCACCCAGGAAGTGAATCAGGTTATTAAATATGGTATAGAGACCTCGATGATGTATTCAGCTGCAGCATTTAATAAATCTATAAATGAGATGCGGCAGAAGTTGATACGCATTTTGGCTCATGATCTTCGAAATCCTGTTTCCTCTGCCATGTTGGGAATTGAATTGATGGAAAGCGGAGGGGAAACAGAACGTTTTGAGAAGATAAAAGGACTCGCATCAAACAGTCTTAAAAGAGCACTGGACCTACTGGAAGATCTACTGGAATCAATGTCTATTGAAGCAGGTGAGGGGATGACGGTAAATTTTTCTGAACTGGATTTAATGGATTACTTACACTCCGTGCATTTTGAAGCTTCAGAAATTTACACTAATGAAATTCAACTGGAGACAAAAGGAGTGGAATCAATAAAGGGAATTTTTGACGGGGCTATGATAAGGCGTGTGCTGGAAAATTTTATCTCTAATGCTGTTAAATATGGAGATAATGACACTCCCGTAAAAATAATAGTAGAGGATTCAGATGAAATAGTTACCATTAAAGTTCACAATTTAGGAGATCCCATTCCGGAAGAGAAGAAGGAAGAAATTTTTCAGTATTTAAAAACCAGCGGTAATAGAGATGGCGGTAAAAGACTTAAAAGCTGGGGAATAGGGCTGGCATTGGTTAAGGCGGTGATTGAAGCTCACGATGGAAAATTAAGTTTGGACAGCAACAGGGAGAACGGTACCACCTTCGGGGTGGAATTGCCAAAAAATAAAAACCGCCCCGGACAAATAAGAGCCCAGGTTAATTTTTCATAA